The Streptomyces sp. NBC_00670 genome window below encodes:
- the folB gene encoding dihydroneopterin aldolase: MDRVALRGLRARGHHGVFPEERERGQTFVVDVVLGLDTRPAAADDDLTKTVHYGIVAEEIAALVAGDPVDLIETLAQRIADACLRHEPVQEVEVCVHKPEAPITVPFDDVTVTLTRSRV; the protein is encoded by the coding sequence GTGGATCGTGTCGCGTTGCGCGGCCTGAGGGCCCGCGGGCACCACGGCGTGTTCCCCGAGGAACGCGAGCGGGGCCAGACCTTCGTGGTGGACGTGGTCCTCGGCCTGGACACCCGCCCCGCCGCGGCGGACGACGACCTGACGAAGACGGTGCACTACGGCATCGTCGCCGAGGAGATCGCCGCCCTCGTCGCGGGCGACCCCGTCGACCTGATCGAGACGCTCGCCCAGCGCATCGCCGACGCCTGCCTGCGGCACGAGCCGGTCCAGGAGGTCGAGGTGTGCGTGCACAAGCCCGAGGCCCCCATCACCGTGCCGTTCGACGACGTGACCGTCACCCTCACCCGGAGCCGCGTATGA
- the folK gene encoding 2-amino-4-hydroxy-6-hydroxymethyldihydropteridine diphosphokinase, giving the protein MTAFTPGPSDPVVQPVPAAVTARVDAADSTLQNPRRAVLSLGSNLGNRLETLQGAVDALEDTPGVRVKAVSPVYETEPWGVEPGSQPSYFNAVAVLRTTLPPSSLLERAHAVEEAFHRVRDERWGPRTLDVDIVSYDDVVSDDPVLTLPHPRAHERAFVLAPWHDVDPAAALPGRGPVAELLDGITREGVTPRADLELRLPE; this is encoded by the coding sequence ATGACAGCCTTCACCCCCGGTCCCAGCGACCCGGTGGTCCAGCCCGTGCCCGCCGCGGTGACCGCGCGCGTGGACGCCGCCGACAGCACGCTCCAGAACCCCCGGCGCGCGGTGCTCTCCCTGGGCTCCAACCTCGGCAACCGCCTGGAGACGCTCCAGGGCGCCGTCGACGCCCTGGAGGACACGCCCGGCGTCCGCGTCAAGGCGGTCTCCCCCGTCTACGAGACGGAGCCGTGGGGCGTCGAGCCCGGCAGCCAGCCGTCGTACTTCAACGCGGTGGCCGTGCTGAGGACGACCCTGCCGCCGTCCTCGCTCCTGGAGCGGGCGCACGCGGTGGAGGAGGCCTTCCACCGGGTCCGGGACGAGCGCTGGGGGCCGCGCACCCTCGACGTGGACATCGTGTCCTACGACGACGTCGTCTCCGACGACCCGGTGCTCACCCTCCCCCACCCCCGCGCGCACGAGCGGGCCTTCGTCCTGGCGCCCTGGCACGACGTGGATCCCGCGGCGGCGCTGCCCGGGCGCGGCCCGGTGGCCGAACTGCTCGACGGGATCACCCGTGAAGGCGTGACGCCGCGCGCCGACCTGGAACTCCGGCTGCCCGAGTAG
- a CDS encoding PH domain-containing protein, with amino-acid sequence MREHSAPKTHTGAGPRPGERRLHPVTPFRRAWAPVAVVFGWAVHDPDQTQRQLDRLATTTLLLALAVLVPAAALYGFLSWWFTHFSVTESELRIRTGLLFRRTAHIRLERLQAVDVTQPLLARVAGVAKLRLDVIGVDKKDELAYLGQSEARALRAELLARAAGFAPETAHRVGEAPARRLLRVPPGRLAVSLLLTVTNWAAPAGALVVPALLWLATHNLWTVLATALPLLGAAGAGSVGRFATEYDWTVGESPDGLRIDRGLLDRAHETVPPGRVQTVRFVQPVLWRRRDWVRVELDVAGSSNSLLVPVAPREVAEAVVARILPGVTVPAGLSRPPRRAGRCLPVWWRGHGLAVTDTVFAAGRGLLRRRLALVPHAKVQSVRLTQGPWARLHGLASVHVDNGAGGTVTARLRDAGEAAALLRAQADRSRTGRRAARPDRWMA; translated from the coding sequence GTGCGGGAGCATTCCGCGCCGAAGACGCACACCGGCGCGGGGCCCCGGCCCGGTGAGCGGCGGCTGCACCCCGTCACGCCGTTCCGGCGCGCCTGGGCGCCGGTCGCCGTCGTCTTCGGCTGGGCCGTGCACGACCCCGACCAGACGCAGCGCCAGCTGGACCGGCTGGCCACCACCACCCTGCTGCTCGCCCTCGCCGTCCTCGTCCCGGCCGCCGCCCTGTACGGCTTCCTGAGCTGGTGGTTCACCCACTTCTCGGTCACCGAAAGCGAGCTGCGCATCCGCACCGGACTGCTGTTCCGCCGCACCGCGCACATCCGGCTCGAACGGCTCCAGGCGGTCGACGTCACCCAGCCGCTGCTCGCCCGGGTCGCGGGCGTGGCCAAGCTGCGGCTGGACGTCATAGGCGTCGACAAGAAGGACGAGCTGGCCTATCTGGGCCAGTCCGAGGCCCGCGCCCTGCGCGCCGAACTCCTCGCCCGCGCGGCCGGTTTCGCGCCCGAGACCGCGCACCGGGTGGGCGAGGCACCGGCCCGCCGACTGCTGCGCGTGCCGCCCGGCCGGCTCGCCGTCTCGCTGCTGCTGACCGTCACCAACTGGGCCGCGCCGGCCGGCGCGCTCGTCGTTCCGGCACTGCTGTGGCTCGCCACCCACAACCTGTGGACAGTGCTGGCGACCGCGCTGCCGCTGCTCGGCGCGGCCGGCGCGGGCAGCGTGGGCCGGTTCGCCACCGAGTACGACTGGACGGTGGGCGAGTCGCCCGACGGGCTCCGCATCGACCGCGGACTGCTCGACCGCGCGCACGAGACCGTGCCGCCGGGGCGGGTGCAGACCGTGCGGTTCGTGCAGCCGGTGCTGTGGCGGCGGCGCGACTGGGTGCGGGTGGAGCTGGACGTCGCCGGGTCGTCCAACTCGCTGCTGGTGCCGGTCGCCCCGCGCGAGGTCGCGGAGGCGGTGGTGGCCCGGATACTCCCGGGCGTCACCGTGCCGGCCGGTCTGTCGCGCCCGCCGCGCCGGGCGGGCCGTTGTCTGCCGGTGTGGTGGCGGGGCCACGGGCTCGCGGTGACGGACACGGTGTTCGCCGCCGGGCGCGGGCTGCTGCGCCGCCGGCTCGCCCTGGTCCCGCACGCGAAGGTGCAGAGCGTACGGCTGACGCAGGGGCCGTGGGCACGGCTGCACGGACTGGCCTCGGTGCACGTGGACAACGGCGCGGGCGGCACGGTCACGGCCCGGCTGCGGGACGCGGGCGAGGCGGCGGCCCTCCTGCGCGCCCAGGCGGACCGCTCCCGCACGGGACGCCGGGCGGCCCGCCCGGATCGCTGGATGGCGTGA
- a CDS encoding DUF3180 domain-containing protein: MEELRIRTLAAVFVVAGVLSWSGARLWMAVGTLPSVPLAAPIVLALIAVVLLATALSLRARLRAQRERRPGAKGVDPLMAARAVVFGQASALVAALVAGMYGGTGALLLEYLDFPARRDQAIYAGFSVVGGIAVIAAALFLERVCKLPEDGDDDNSDNDGTAAAA; this comes from the coding sequence GTGGAAGAGCTGCGCATCAGGACGCTGGCGGCGGTGTTCGTGGTGGCCGGAGTGCTGTCCTGGTCGGGCGCCCGCCTGTGGATGGCGGTGGGGACCCTGCCGAGCGTCCCGCTGGCCGCGCCGATCGTACTGGCGCTGATCGCCGTGGTCCTGCTGGCCACCGCGCTGTCGCTGCGCGCCCGGCTGCGGGCCCAGCGCGAGCGCCGGCCCGGGGCGAAGGGCGTGGACCCCCTGATGGCCGCCCGCGCGGTCGTCTTCGGCCAGGCCAGCGCCCTGGTCGCCGCGCTCGTCGCCGGCATGTACGGCGGCACGGGCGCCCTCCTCCTTGAGTACCTCGACTTCCCCGCCCGCCGGGACCAGGCGATCTACGCCGGCTTCTCGGTCGTGGGCGGCATCGCGGTCATAGCGGCCGCCCTCTTCCTGGAGCGCGTCTGCAAGCTCCCGGAGGACGGGGACGACGACAACAGCGACAACGACGGCACCGCGGCCGCCGCCTGA
- a CDS encoding PH domain-containing protein: MEQGSTAAGTAADGGHGGAADGGDAGTGVGGEPVWRGLPPGLLRMRRLLLVLWLVPAALAAGLLPGLLAGPGWALFALLPLVALAWGWVLLGRNWRSWRYAERADELLISRGVLWREETVVPYGRMQLVEVSSGPVERRFGLATVQLHTAAAATDATIPGLAPVEAERLRDHLTRLGEARSAGL, from the coding sequence ATGGAGCAGGGGAGCACCGCGGCCGGTACCGCGGCGGACGGCGGGCACGGGGGCGCGGCCGACGGCGGTGACGCCGGTACGGGCGTGGGCGGCGAGCCCGTGTGGCGCGGGCTTCCGCCCGGACTGCTGCGGATGCGGCGGCTGCTGCTGGTGCTGTGGCTCGTGCCCGCGGCCCTCGCCGCCGGGCTGCTGCCGGGGCTGCTGGCCGGGCCCGGCTGGGCGCTGTTCGCGCTGCTGCCGCTCGTCGCCCTCGCCTGGGGCTGGGTGCTGCTCGGCCGCAACTGGCGCTCCTGGCGGTACGCCGAGCGCGCGGACGAGCTGCTGATCAGCCGGGGCGTGCTGTGGCGCGAGGAGACCGTGGTGCCGTACGGCAGGATGCAGCTGGTGGAGGTCTCCTCCGGCCCCGTCGAACGGCGGTTCGGACTGGCGACCGTGCAGCTGCACACGGCGGCCGCGGCCACGGACGCGACGATCCCGGGCCTCGCCCCCGTCGAGGCCGAGCGCCTGCGCGACCACCTCACCCGGCTCGGCGAGGCCCGATCGGCGGGGCTGTGA
- the ftsH gene encoding ATP-dependent zinc metalloprotease FtsH, translated as MDVKRYFRGPVMWIVLAVLAVVVLMQVVGSSGGYKTVDTGQVVQAINQNKVESAKVTTGDEQVIKVQLKDGVKVEGSSKIQASYIGDQGVNVANTLQDKYQNKQIPDGYTVSPSKQNPFLGILLSLLPFVLIVVVFLFLMNQMQGGGSRVMNFGKSKAKLITKDTPKTTFSDVAGSDEAVEELQEIKEFLQEPAKFQAVGAKIPKGVLLYGPPGTGKTLLARAVAGEAGVPFYSISGSDFVEMFVGVGASRVRDLFEQAKANAPAIVFVDEIDAVGRHRGAGLGGGHDEREQTLNQLLVEMDGFDVKGGVILIAATNRPDILDPALLRPGRFDRQIAVDRPDMQGRLEILKVHQKGKPVAPDVDLSAVARRTPGFTGADLSNVLNEAALLTARSDRKLIDNHMLDEAIDRVVAGPQKRTRIMSDKEKKITAYHEGGHALVAAASPNSDPVHKITILSRGRALGYTMVLPDEDKYSTTRNEMLDQLAYMLGGRAAEELVFHDPTTGAANDIEKATSTARAMVTQYGMTERLGAIKFGGDNTEPFLGREMAHQRDYSEEVAALVDEEVKKLIENAHNEAWEILVENRDVLDNLVLALLEKETLGKEEIAEIFAPIHKRPPRPAWTGSSRRTPSTRPPVLSPKELALTNGANGTPAISTAKSTAAESAPAAEPAPEDRRDS; from the coding sequence GCTGGCCGTCCTTGCCGTGGTCGTGTTGATGCAGGTCGTCGGCTCCTCCGGCGGCTACAAGACGGTGGACACCGGCCAGGTCGTCCAGGCGATCAACCAGAACAAGGTCGAGTCGGCCAAGGTCACCACCGGCGACGAGCAGGTCATCAAGGTCCAGCTCAAGGACGGCGTCAAGGTCGAGGGCAGCTCGAAGATCCAGGCGAGCTACATCGGCGACCAGGGCGTCAATGTGGCCAACACCCTTCAGGACAAGTACCAGAACAAGCAGATCCCGGACGGCTACACGGTCTCGCCGTCCAAGCAGAACCCGTTCCTCGGGATCCTGCTCTCGCTGCTGCCCTTCGTCCTGATCGTGGTCGTCTTCCTGTTCCTGATGAACCAGATGCAGGGCGGCGGCTCCCGGGTCATGAACTTCGGGAAGTCCAAGGCGAAGCTCATCACCAAGGACACCCCGAAGACGACGTTCTCGGACGTCGCCGGTTCGGACGAGGCGGTCGAGGAGCTCCAGGAGATCAAGGAGTTCCTCCAGGAGCCGGCCAAGTTCCAGGCCGTCGGCGCCAAGATCCCCAAGGGCGTGCTGCTGTATGGCCCGCCCGGAACCGGCAAGACCCTGCTCGCGCGGGCCGTCGCCGGTGAGGCCGGGGTCCCCTTCTATTCGATCTCCGGTTCCGACTTCGTCGAGATGTTCGTCGGTGTCGGTGCCTCCCGGGTCCGTGACCTGTTCGAGCAGGCCAAGGCGAACGCCCCGGCGATCGTCTTCGTCGACGAGATCGACGCGGTCGGCCGCCACCGCGGCGCCGGCCTCGGCGGCGGTCACGACGAGCGCGAGCAGACGCTGAACCAGCTCCTCGTCGAGATGGACGGCTTCGACGTCAAGGGCGGCGTGATCCTCATCGCGGCCACCAACCGGCCCGACATCCTGGACCCGGCGCTGCTGCGCCCCGGCCGTTTCGACCGGCAGATCGCCGTCGACCGTCCGGACATGCAGGGCCGCCTCGAGATCCTCAAGGTCCACCAGAAGGGCAAGCCGGTCGCCCCGGACGTCGACCTGTCGGCCGTCGCCCGACGCACCCCCGGCTTCACCGGTGCCGATCTGTCCAACGTGCTGAACGAGGCCGCGCTCCTCACGGCCCGCAGCGACCGCAAGCTGATCGACAACCACATGCTGGACGAGGCGATCGACCGCGTGGTCGCGGGCCCGCAGAAGCGGACCCGGATCATGTCGGACAAGGAGAAGAAGATCACCGCGTACCACGAGGGCGGTCACGCCCTGGTCGCGGCGGCCTCGCCGAACTCCGACCCGGTCCACAAGATCACGATCCTGTCCAGGGGCCGGGCCCTCGGCTACACGATGGTCCTGCCCGACGAGGACAAGTACTCGACCACGCGCAACGAGATGCTGGACCAGCTCGCCTACATGCTGGGCGGCCGCGCGGCCGAGGAGCTCGTCTTCCACGACCCGACCACGGGTGCGGCCAACGACATCGAGAAGGCCACGTCCACGGCGCGCGCCATGGTCACCCAGTACGGCATGACCGAGCGCCTCGGCGCCATCAAGTTCGGCGGCGACAACACCGAGCCGTTCCTCGGCCGTGAGATGGCCCACCAGCGCGACTACTCGGAAGAGGTCGCCGCGCTGGTGGACGAGGAAGTCAAGAAGCTGATCGAGAACGCGCACAACGAGGCCTGGGAGATCCTGGTCGAGAACCGCGACGTGCTCGACAACCTGGTCCTCGCCCTGCTGGAGAAGGAGACGCTGGGCAAGGAGGAGATCGCCGAGATCTTCGCCCCCATCCACAAGCGTCCCCCGCGGCCCGCGTGGACCGGCTCCTCGCGCCGCACGCCGTCCACCCGCCCGCCGGTGCTCTCCCCCAAGGAGCTCGCACTGACCAACGGGGCCAACGGCACTCCGGCGATCAGCACGGCCAAGTCCACGGCGGCCGAGTCCGCCCCGGCGGCCGAGCCCGCCCCGGAGGACCGCCGGGACAGCTGA
- a CDS encoding NADH-quinone oxidoreductase subunit D, whose amino-acid sequence MTPTTETTVGIGGAAESTDMVLNIGPQHPSTHGVLRLRLVLDGERILSAEPVIGYMHRGAEKLFEARDYRQIIVLANRHDWLSAFANELGVVLAVERMLGMEVPGRAVWIRTLLAELNRVLNHLMFLGSYPLELGGITPMFYAFREREEIQHVMEEVSGGRLHYMFNRVGGLKEDLPAGWTARARGAVAAVRSRMDVYDDLVLGNEIFRGRTRGVGVLAPEAVHAYGVSGPIARASGVDFDLRRDEPYLAYGELQDVLKVVIRDEGDCLARFECLLEQTHNALDLADACLDRLAELPPGPVNQRLPKVLKAPEGHTYAWTENPLGINGYYLVSKGDKTPYRLKLRSASYNNIQALTELLPGTLVADMVAILGSMFFVVGDIDK is encoded by the coding sequence ATGACTCCCACGACGGAGACCACGGTCGGTATCGGCGGCGCCGCGGAGAGCACCGACATGGTGCTCAACATCGGCCCCCAGCACCCCTCCACGCACGGCGTGCTGCGGCTGCGCCTCGTACTGGACGGCGAGCGGATCCTGAGCGCCGAGCCGGTGATCGGCTATATGCACCGGGGTGCCGAGAAGCTGTTCGAGGCGCGCGACTACCGCCAGATCATCGTGCTCGCCAACCGCCACGACTGGCTGTCGGCCTTCGCCAACGAACTGGGCGTCGTCCTCGCCGTCGAACGGATGCTCGGCATGGAGGTCCCCGGCCGCGCGGTCTGGATCCGCACGCTGCTCGCGGAGCTGAACCGGGTGCTCAACCACCTGATGTTCCTCGGTTCGTACCCGCTGGAGCTCGGCGGCATCACGCCGATGTTCTACGCGTTCCGGGAGCGCGAGGAGATCCAGCACGTCATGGAGGAGGTCTCCGGCGGGCGGCTGCACTACATGTTCAACCGGGTCGGCGGCCTCAAGGAGGACCTGCCCGCCGGATGGACCGCACGCGCGCGCGGAGCCGTCGCCGCCGTCCGCTCCCGCATGGACGTCTACGACGACCTGGTGCTCGGCAACGAGATCTTCCGCGGCCGTACCCGCGGGGTCGGCGTCCTGGCGCCCGAGGCCGTGCACGCCTACGGAGTGAGCGGCCCCATCGCGCGCGCGTCCGGGGTCGACTTCGATCTGCGGCGGGACGAGCCGTACCTGGCGTACGGGGAGCTCCAGGACGTCCTGAAGGTCGTCATTCGGGACGAGGGCGACTGCCTGGCCCGCTTCGAGTGCCTGCTGGAGCAGACCCACAACGCCCTCGACCTCGCCGACGCCTGCCTGGACCGGCTCGCCGAGCTGCCGCCGGGCCCGGTCAACCAGCGCCTGCCCAAGGTGCTCAAGGCCCCCGAGGGCCACACCTACGCCTGGACCGAGAACCCGCTCGGGATCAACGGTTACTACCTGGTCAGCAAGGGCGACAAGACGCCGTACCGGCTCAAGCTGCGCTCGGCCTCGTACAACAACATCCAGGCGCTCACCGAACTGCTGCCGGGGACGCTGGTCGCGGACATGGTGGCCATCCTGGGGTCGATGTTCTTCGTGGTCGGCGACATCGACAAGTAG
- the folP gene encoding dihydropteroate synthase: MRDKTGRSPVGGLPTWDRCAVMGVVNVTPDSFSDGGRWFDTTVAVKHGLDLVAEGADLVDVGGESTRPGATRVDEAEELRRVVPVVRGLASEGVVVSVDTMRARVAEQALAAGAVLVNDVSGGLADPAMVPVVAASGAPFVVMHWRGFLEGGNVRGVYEDVVTEVVDELHARVEAVLAGGVAPDRVVVDPGLGFSKDVDHDLALLARLDRVLGLGHPLLVAASRKRFLGRVLAGPDGAPPPARERDAATAAVSALAAQAGAWAVRVHEVRATADAVRVARAVEGAR; encoded by the coding sequence ATGCGCGACAAGACCGGGCGGAGCCCCGTGGGTGGACTGCCGACATGGGACCGCTGTGCGGTCATGGGCGTCGTCAACGTGACGCCCGACTCCTTCTCCGACGGGGGCCGCTGGTTCGACACCACCGTCGCCGTCAAGCACGGCCTGGACCTCGTCGCGGAGGGCGCCGACCTCGTCGACGTCGGCGGCGAGTCCACCCGGCCCGGCGCCACCCGCGTCGACGAGGCGGAGGAGCTGCGCCGCGTCGTCCCCGTCGTGCGGGGCCTGGCCTCCGAGGGGGTCGTCGTCTCCGTCGACACCATGCGCGCGCGGGTCGCCGAGCAGGCGCTCGCCGCCGGTGCCGTCCTGGTCAACGACGTCAGCGGCGGCCTGGCCGACCCGGCGATGGTCCCCGTCGTCGCCGCCTCGGGCGCCCCCTTCGTCGTCATGCACTGGCGCGGCTTCCTGGAGGGCGGCAACGTCAGGGGGGTGTACGAGGACGTCGTCACCGAGGTCGTCGACGAGCTCCACGCGCGCGTGGAGGCCGTGCTGGCCGGCGGCGTCGCGCCCGACCGGGTCGTGGTCGACCCGGGGCTCGGCTTCTCCAAGGACGTCGACCACGACCTCGCCCTGCTGGCCCGCCTGGACCGGGTGCTCGGCCTCGGCCACCCGCTGCTGGTCGCCGCCTCCCGCAAGCGGTTCCTGGGCCGGGTGCTGGCCGGTCCGGACGGCGCCCCGCCGCCCGCGCGGGAGCGGGACGCCGCCACGGCGGCCGTCTCCGCGCTGGCCGCGCAGGCGGGCGCCTGGGCGGTCCGGGTGCACGAGGTGCGCGCGACCGCCGACGCCGTGCGTGTCGCCCGTGCCGTGGAAGGAGCCCGATGA
- a CDS encoding nuclear transport factor 2 family protein, which translates to MTAPHLDVEQVEQANTAFYEAMERGDFEELSSMWLTPSDVGVDEEYHDPAEAGVISCVHPGWPVLTGRGEVLRSYALIMANTEYIQFFLTDVHVSVTGDTALVTCTENILSGGPAEDGDEPGPLVGQLVVATNVFRRTPDGWRLWSHHASPVLAESDGGEPDGTPDATA; encoded by the coding sequence ATGACCGCTCCCCACCTCGACGTCGAACAGGTCGAACAGGCCAACACCGCCTTCTACGAGGCGATGGAGCGCGGCGACTTCGAGGAACTGTCGTCGATGTGGCTGACCCCGTCCGACGTGGGCGTCGACGAGGAGTACCACGACCCCGCCGAGGCCGGGGTGATCTCCTGCGTCCATCCCGGCTGGCCGGTGCTCACCGGGCGCGGCGAGGTGCTGCGGTCGTACGCGCTGATCATGGCGAACACGGAGTACATCCAGTTCTTCCTGACCGACGTGCACGTGTCGGTGACCGGCGACACCGCGCTGGTCACGTGCACCGAGAACATCCTCAGCGGCGGACCCGCGGAGGACGGCGACGAGCCGGGTCCGCTCGTCGGCCAGCTGGTGGTCGCCACCAACGTCTTCCGGCGCACGCCGGACGGCTGGCGGCTGTGGTCCCACCACGCCTCCCCGGTGCTGGCCGAATCCGACGGCGGGGAGCCGGACGGCACGCCGGACGCGACGGCCTGA
- a CDS encoding alpha/beta hydrolase, with the protein MGLTSTPTLLTTTLCATALLTGAVWCWPRLARTTWRTVGGRVGLLLATQLALFACVVLAANRSFGFYASWADLFGQERGEGVVVDHTPYGTGGQGGAGGALRVVGLRDADGTGGRIQRVRVVGRTTRIATPALVYLPPEYFQPRYRTRTFPVAVVLTGYPGTAEALVRGLRYPRTAHRLAAAGRMRPMVLVMLRPTVAPPRDTECADVPGGPRTESFFAEDLPAAVRVHYRVDRAPAGWGVVGDSTGGYCALKLAMHHPEVYAAGAGLSPYYRAPVDRTTGDLYGGDRNLRDRADLWWCLAHLPAPDTSLLVSSSRTGENNYKDTLEFIRRVKAKGVTRISSIILDSGGHNFNTWRREIPATLRWMSDRIGER; encoded by the coding sequence GTGGGCCTCACCAGCACCCCCACCCTCCTCACGACCACACTGTGCGCCACCGCACTGCTCACCGGAGCCGTCTGGTGCTGGCCCCGCCTGGCCCGCACCACCTGGCGGACCGTCGGCGGCCGCGTCGGCCTGCTGCTGGCCACCCAGCTCGCGCTCTTCGCCTGCGTCGTCCTGGCCGCCAACCGGAGCTTCGGCTTCTACGCGAGCTGGGCGGACCTCTTCGGCCAGGAGCGGGGCGAGGGTGTGGTCGTCGACCACACTCCGTACGGCACGGGCGGCCAGGGCGGCGCGGGCGGAGCGCTCCGCGTCGTCGGCCTCCGCGACGCGGACGGGACCGGCGGACGGATCCAGCGCGTCCGCGTCGTCGGCCGTACGACCCGGATCGCCACGCCCGCGCTGGTCTACCTGCCGCCGGAGTACTTCCAGCCCCGCTACCGCACCCGCACGTTCCCCGTCGCCGTCGTGCTCACCGGCTACCCGGGCACGGCCGAGGCGCTGGTCCGGGGGCTGCGCTACCCGCGGACGGCCCACCGGCTGGCCGCGGCGGGACGGATGCGCCCCATGGTGCTCGTGATGCTGCGGCCCACCGTGGCGCCGCCGCGCGACACGGAGTGCGCGGACGTCCCGGGCGGTCCGCGTACCGAGTCGTTCTTCGCCGAGGACCTGCCCGCGGCCGTCCGCGTGCACTACCGGGTGGACCGCGCGCCCGCCGGCTGGGGTGTCGTCGGCGACTCCACGGGCGGCTACTGCGCACTGAAACTGGCCATGCATCACCCGGAGGTCTACGCCGCCGGGGCGGGCCTGTCGCCGTACTACCGGGCGCCGGTCGACCGCACCACCGGCGACCTCTACGGCGGCGACCGGAACCTGCGCGACCGCGCCGACCTGTGGTGGTGCCTCGCCCACCTGCCCGCGCCGGACACCTCACTGCTCGTCAGCAGCAGCCGCACGGGCGAGAACAACTACAAGGACACGCTGGAGTTCATAAGGCGGGTGAAGGCCAAGGGGGTCACCCGGATCTCGTCGATCATCCTGGACAGCGGCGGCCACAACTTCAACACCTGGCGGCGGGAGATCCCGGCGACGCTGCGGTGGATGAGCGACCGGATCGGCGAGCGGTAA
- the folE gene encoding GTP cyclohydrolase I FolE, translated as MTDPVTLDGEHTIGEFDEKRAENAVRELLIALGEDPDREGLRDTPGRVARAYREIFAGLWQRPEDVLTTTFDLGHDEMVLVKDIEVYSTCEHHLVPFRGVAHVGYIPSANGKITGLSKLARLVDVYARRPQVQERLTTQIADSLMEILEPRGVIVVVECEHMCMSMRGIRKPGAKTITSAVRGQLRDAATRNEAMSLIMAR; from the coding sequence ATGACCGACCCGGTGACGCTGGACGGTGAGCACACGATCGGCGAGTTCGACGAGAAGCGCGCCGAGAACGCCGTGCGCGAGCTCCTCATCGCCCTGGGAGAGGACCCCGACCGCGAGGGCCTCAGGGACACCCCGGGCCGGGTGGCGCGGGCGTACCGGGAGATATTCGCGGGGCTGTGGCAGCGTCCCGAGGACGTGCTGACCACGACGTTCGACCTGGGCCACGACGAGATGGTCCTGGTGAAGGACATCGAGGTGTACTCGACCTGCGAGCACCACCTGGTGCCGTTCCGCGGTGTGGCGCACGTCGGGTACATCCCGTCGGCCAACGGCAAGATCACCGGTCTGTCGAAGCTGGCCCGGCTCGTGGACGTCTACGCCCGCCGCCCCCAGGTACAGGAGCGGCTCACCACCCAGATCGCCGACTCGCTCATGGAGATCCTCGAACCGCGCGGCGTGATCGTCGTGGTCGAGTGCGAGCACATGTGCATGTCGATGCGGGGCATCCGCAAGCCCGGCGCCAAGACGATCACCTCGGCGGTGCGCGGCCAGCTCCGCGACGCCGCCACCCGCAACGAGGCGATGAGCCTGATCATGGCGCGCTGA